The Porites lutea chromosome 4, jaPorLute2.1, whole genome shotgun sequence genome contains a region encoding:
- the LOC140935538 gene encoding uncharacterized protein: MMNEHVWWNISETAMGALRNWPHFANVPNKRSFITDFQSRTVNDSTNKGQRIFGFIHPQVDGKYTFAITSSGPSELWLSPNEHPACSQLIARVYSPDEWPSTLKEEYNKYHGQISSEISLYAGKKYYMESLAVNRQSSDETFVTVHWLNTSASKNSNFRIILSKYLSPFYGTNSLERSPRRCNSGTESNLQERFLRLPLMNRIEYMTLFPTCRYNPSFLVRRKLERYQGVWLTKESLVFPKDDTDMFSKEQIQKWASPNPVIKKNRVECIVNEFMSILRQNDIFLKNINNVIQKPDAENGDRFLLDLEVALNCTDQTFRLTEHVYQKKESGTLCLPEGMIWNNNATIYFIIPVKEQGKWIHHFIKQVTTASVLTGDTNFHVIIADFESKDIDIDEAFNTSLLNRRHTVVQLRTGKFYKTLALNKAVEVVPNAHDIVFLFDLHIDVPVNIMDSIRKNTIAGRMVYFPIVGRLNCNSDSSKHRGFWQMNGFGLMAMYKSDWTKLGGMNTQDYQYKWGGEDWDLIDRVLMMSLEVERIKHPGLYHHCHPRQGMWN, from the exons ATGATGAACGAACATGTCTGGTGGAATATATCTGAAACGGCCATGGGCGCATTGCGAAACTGGCCCCATTTTGCGAACGTTCCGAACAAGCGTTCTTTCATAACGGACTTTCAGAGCAGAACAGTCAACGATTCAACGAATAAAGGACAAAGAATTTTTGGTTTTATCCATCCGCAAGTTGATGGCAAGTACACGTTTGCTATCACATCAAGTGGCCCATCTGAGCTTTGGTTGAGTCCGAATGAGCACCCCGCCTGCAGCCAATTGATCGCACGTGTCTACTCGCCTGATGAGTGGCCCTCCACCTTAAAAGAAGAGTATAATAAATACCATGGCCAAATATCTAGTGAAATCTCTCTTTACGCTGGCAAGAAATACTACATGGAGTCACTTGCAGTGAACAGGCAAAGTTCTGATGAAACCTTTGTCACTGTTCATTGGCTGAACACTTCCGCTTCAAAGAACTCGAACTTTAGAATTATTTTATCCAAGTATTTATCTCCTTTTTATGGCACCAATAGTTTGGAACGAAGTCCCCGCCGGTGCAACAGCGGCACTGAAAGCAATTTGCAGGAACGATTTCTTCGTCTGCCACTGATGAACAGAATAGAGTACATGACTTTATTTCCAACTTGCCGTTACAATCCCAGTTTCTTGGTGCGAAGAAAGCTCGAACGTTATCAGGGAGTTTGGCTGACAAAGGAATCCCTTGTGTTTCCGAAAGACGATACCGATATGTTTAGCAAAGAACAAATTCAGAAATGGGCATCACCCAATCctgtaataaaaaagaacagAGTTGAGTGCATTGTAAACGAGTTTATGTCCATTTTACGGCAGAA tgacattttcttaaagaatatCAATAACGTGATTCAAAAACCAGACGCCGAGAATGGTGATCGCTTCTTGCTGGATCTTGAAGTCGCTTTAAATTGCACCGATCAAACATTTAGGTTGACAGAACACGTTTACCAGAAGAAAGAAAGTGGTACCCTGTGTCTTCCTGAGGGAATGATTTGGAATAACAACGCCACAATTTACTTTATCATTCCTGTCAAGGAGCAAGGAAAATGGATACATCATTTCATCAAACAGGTCACTACTGCAAGTGTATTGACCGGTGATACTAATTTTCACGTCATTATCGCTGATTTTGAAAGCAAAGATATTGATATAGATGAAGCATTCAACACATCACTTCTCAATAGGAGGCATACTGTTGTCCAATTACGAACCGGAAAATTTTATAAGACACTAGCTTTGAACAAGGCTGTTGAAGTGGTACCCAATGCGCATGACATAGTCTTCTTGTTCGACCTGCACATTGATGTACCCGTCAATATTATGGATAGTATTCGAAAA AACACCATAGCTGGTAGAATGGTGTATTTTCCTATAGTTGGTCGCCTTAATTGTAACAGTGATTCATCGAAACATCGAGGATTTTGGCAAATGAACGGGTTTGGTCTTATGGCGATGTACAAGTCAGACTGGACAAAATTAGGAG GAATGAACACTCAAGACTACCAATACAAATGGGGCGGAGAAGACTGGGATCTAATCGATCGCGTCTTGATGATGTCACTTGAAGTTGAACGAATCAAGCATCCAGGCCTCTATCATCACTGCCATCCAAGACAAGGGATGTGGAATTAG